In Idiomarina sp. PL1-037, a single genomic region encodes these proteins:
- the recC gene encoding exodeoxyribonuclease V subunit gamma — translation MSELTPGFIVAHGHRLEDLTDVAVTFTQNYPLAPLEQETVLVQSNGIAQWLKINLAQASGIAAMIDVTLPARFQWKAYRSVLGNDIPKTSPFDKDRLTWRLMRLLPGLIEHNPHFAPLKHYTSDDNDGRKLYQLSGRLADLFDQYAVYRADWLDNWVRGQDVLEQEQPVEAEQLWQPELWRAVSNDIGIDDYWNNRAELHQRFIDTAKALTERPAGLPPRVVVFGISSLPQQMLQVLDAIKGYTQILLCVHNPSQYHWADIVDGKEALRQAVKASSRLKHKPELPDDPNDDELHQLAHPLLASWGKQGRDYIRLLDLYDETLAKQEAFNTIKLELFEPHNTNHLLAQLQDDILNLRPVQETRELWPAPNAADKSLQFHVCHSPQRELEVLHDQLLDAFAKDPELKPRDIMVMLPDVNTYAPYIDAVFGRYHNRFGERDSRAIPYTIADQGERHQRPLMIALELLLQVDQLRFTQTDLFNLLSVPAVQQRFDMSDDDLPQLKRWVKEAGARWGLNAEQRGQFYMPEAEETNSWWFGLKRMIAGYAMGDLADVSSGSDSPWADVEPYTEVAGLSAALVGCLADVVRTLEKWWQQAQGEHTLPEWVTQGEWLLEEFFEAEEDSDRLLLAKLGDELYQLRDICVEADNESQLRLPIFKDAWLERVDQQNLNQRFLAGAVNFATLMPMRAIPFKYVCVLGMNESDYPRSTPRVDFDLMTDRYRPGDRSRRDDDRYLFLEAMLSARDCFYLSWVGYSAKDNSERTPSVLVAQLRDHLQQGWNADINSLTVEHKLQPFNPYYFNQEDPDYFTYASEWAQAHQGAVASTSSTGSATATDDELERTLSINDIKRFIEEPARLYFNWRLDTYFSRNSEDLDDSEAFVMDNLQSWSLTTRLVDAGKRALLGGASIEAALLKELNRIKREGALGIGAIAEQNGFQLLEQSQEILETYQQSIAGYSGVNEFPIEVGFEHGGLTIDDTVTGLHSNENGERLWVVTSASNIAAKNGKGINSGGWKHASAYYLGLLLLNLQQPTRLLIVSKGGCQLQVAPVPAELAVQQLEQILELVALSVQQPQPMHLDVGMAWLSAMDKKEQDETLAHEAARQKYEEEGFQDPALVTKSDYCGRVAESYEAIQASKHFRRFMDELYDPMRLTLVPEDKS, via the coding sequence GTGAGTGAATTGACCCCCGGCTTTATTGTCGCGCATGGACATCGGCTGGAAGACTTAACCGATGTGGCGGTTACATTCACCCAAAACTACCCGCTGGCGCCGCTGGAGCAGGAAACTGTGTTGGTGCAGAGTAACGGTATTGCCCAGTGGCTGAAAATTAACTTAGCCCAGGCCAGCGGCATTGCTGCCATGATAGATGTCACCCTGCCGGCACGGTTTCAGTGGAAAGCCTATCGCTCGGTGCTCGGCAACGACATTCCCAAAACCTCTCCTTTTGATAAAGACCGCTTAACCTGGCGATTAATGCGCTTGTTGCCCGGGCTAATTGAGCACAACCCACACTTTGCGCCGCTTAAGCACTACACCTCCGACGACAACGACGGCCGCAAGCTGTATCAGTTGAGTGGCCGACTGGCTGACTTGTTTGATCAGTACGCGGTGTATCGTGCCGACTGGCTGGATAACTGGGTGCGTGGTCAGGATGTGTTGGAGCAGGAACAGCCCGTTGAAGCCGAACAGTTGTGGCAGCCGGAATTGTGGCGCGCAGTCAGTAACGACATTGGCATAGATGACTACTGGAATAACCGGGCCGAGCTGCATCAACGCTTTATTGATACGGCAAAGGCGTTAACTGAACGTCCTGCAGGCTTGCCGCCACGGGTGGTGGTGTTTGGTATTTCCTCGCTGCCGCAGCAAATGCTGCAGGTGCTGGATGCCATAAAAGGCTACACCCAAATTCTGTTGTGTGTGCATAACCCGTCGCAATACCACTGGGCGGATATTGTCGATGGTAAAGAAGCCTTGCGGCAGGCGGTAAAGGCCTCTTCGCGGTTAAAACACAAACCCGAGCTGCCCGACGACCCGAACGACGACGAACTGCATCAGCTGGCGCATCCGTTGCTGGCGTCCTGGGGTAAGCAGGGGCGGGACTACATTCGCCTGCTGGATTTATACGACGAAACCCTGGCCAAACAGGAAGCGTTTAACACTATTAAGCTGGAGCTGTTTGAGCCGCATAACACCAACCATTTATTGGCTCAGCTGCAGGACGACATTTTAAACCTGCGGCCGGTACAGGAAACCCGCGAGCTTTGGCCAGCGCCTAATGCTGCGGATAAGTCATTACAGTTTCATGTCTGCCACAGCCCGCAACGGGAACTGGAAGTGCTGCACGACCAGCTACTGGATGCCTTTGCAAAAGACCCGGAACTAAAACCGCGCGACATTATGGTGATGCTGCCCGACGTCAACACCTACGCGCCATACATTGACGCGGTATTTGGCCGCTACCACAACCGCTTTGGCGAACGTGACTCGCGTGCCATTCCTTATACCATTGCCGACCAGGGTGAGCGCCATCAGCGGCCGTTAATGATAGCGCTGGAACTATTGCTGCAAGTTGATCAACTGCGTTTTACCCAGACTGACTTATTCAACTTACTGTCGGTACCGGCGGTGCAGCAACGCTTTGATATGAGTGACGATGACCTGCCGCAGTTGAAGCGTTGGGTAAAAGAAGCCGGGGCACGTTGGGGGCTAAATGCTGAGCAACGCGGCCAGTTCTATATGCCGGAAGCGGAAGAAACCAACAGCTGGTGGTTCGGCTTAAAGCGCATGATAGCGGGTTACGCCATGGGTGATTTGGCCGACGTTAGCTCAGGAAGTGACTCGCCATGGGCAGACGTCGAGCCCTATACCGAAGTGGCTGGGCTAAGTGCCGCACTGGTGGGCTGCCTGGCAGACGTGGTGCGCACGCTGGAAAAATGGTGGCAGCAGGCGCAAGGTGAACACACCTTGCCGGAGTGGGTCACTCAGGGCGAGTGGTTACTGGAAGAGTTTTTCGAGGCCGAAGAAGACAGTGATCGCTTACTGTTAGCCAAGCTGGGTGACGAGCTGTATCAACTGCGGGACATTTGCGTAGAAGCGGATAACGAATCACAACTGCGCCTGCCCATATTTAAAGACGCCTGGCTGGAGCGCGTCGATCAGCAGAACCTGAACCAACGCTTTTTGGCTGGGGCGGTGAACTTTGCCACCTTAATGCCCATGCGGGCCATTCCGTTTAAATACGTGTGTGTGCTGGGTATGAACGAAAGTGATTACCCACGTTCAACACCGCGTGTCGACTTTGATTTAATGACCGACCGTTACCGCCCCGGTGACCGTTCGCGTCGTGACGATGACCGCTATTTATTCCTGGAAGCCATGCTTTCAGCCCGTGACTGCTTTTACTTAAGCTGGGTGGGCTACAGTGCCAAAGACAATAGCGAGCGTACGCCGTCGGTTTTGGTAGCGCAATTGCGTGACCACCTGCAGCAAGGCTGGAACGCGGATATCAACAGCCTGACCGTTGAACACAAATTACAGCCGTTTAACCCGTATTATTTTAATCAGGAAGACCCGGACTACTTTACCTATGCCAGTGAATGGGCACAGGCGCACCAGGGCGCTGTGGCTTCTACTAGCAGCACGGGCTCGGCGACTGCCACGGACGACGAACTGGAACGCACTCTGAGCATTAACGACATTAAACGCTTTATTGAAGAGCCCGCGCGGCTGTACTTTAACTGGCGGCTGGATACCTATTTTAGCCGCAACAGCGAAGACCTGGACGACAGCGAAGCTTTTGTGATGGATAACCTGCAAAGCTGGTCGTTAACAACGCGCTTAGTGGATGCGGGAAAACGAGCGCTGCTGGGAGGGGCTAGCATTGAAGCCGCGCTACTAAAAGAGCTGAACCGCATAAAGCGCGAAGGGGCTTTAGGTATTGGCGCAATAGCCGAGCAAAACGGGTTTCAGTTGTTGGAGCAGTCGCAGGAGATACTGGAAACCTATCAGCAGAGCATTGCCGGTTACTCGGGTGTGAATGAGTTTCCGATCGAGGTTGGTTTTGAGCATGGCGGGCTGACTATTGATGACACGGTAACCGGGCTGCACAGCAATGAGAACGGCGAGCGGCTATGGGTTGTTACCTCTGCCAGCAACATTGCGGCTAAAAACGGTAAAGGCATAAACAGTGGCGGCTGGAAACACGCCAGCGCCTATTACCTTGGCCTGTTGTTGCTGAATTTGCAGCAACCCACCCGGCTTCTAATTGTGTCTAAAGGCGGGTGTCAGTTGCAAGTGGCACCAGTGCCGGCTGAACTTGCGGTGCAACAACTGGAACAAATACTGGAGCTGGTTGCCCTGTCGGTACAGCAGCCGCAGCCCATGCATCTGGATGTGGGCATGGCCTGGCTAAGTGCAATGGACAAGAAAGAGCAGGATGAAACGCTGGCGCATGAAGCGGCGAGGCAGAAATACGAAGAAGAAGGGTTTCAAGACCCGGCGCTGGTCACCAAAAGCGATTATTGCGGGCGCGTTGCCGAGAGTTACGAAGCCATTCAGGCATCAAAGCACTTCCGCCGTTTTATGGACGAACTCTATGACCCCATGCGCTTAACTCTCGTGCCGGAGGATAAATCATGA